From Lutra lutra chromosome 14, mLutLut1.2, whole genome shotgun sequence, a single genomic window includes:
- the FAM170B gene encoding protein FAM170B: MKRYFTEHRVEQSPTDGTSLSLASPESMEEGMEVCWSGAIKREQTSPRPGPAIPHEDDVYLASKAQAMLSWSSSLSSQSSSEYQSYSQYQSCYSCAYDDADAAQQSVCAFYTHVQTVQGVAVAWETETGFEPVSRKPRIHEAEFIKRQRRKGSSFEMASNTDLRWELEASKNDCCPEEDDPELLGSLECCLQELRDTPDWLVTTNYGLRCVACCRVFPTLEALLKHAQYGIQEGFSCQIFFEEMLERRRARGQVQEQQLEEEEQSPLEGSECSRPHARVLPSRQQKQ, translated from the exons CAGCCTCAGCTTGGCCAGCCCGGAGTCCATGGAAGAGGGCATGGAAGTGTGCTGGTCAG GGGCCATAAAAAGAGAGCAGACATCTCCACGGCCCGGACCGGCCATTCCCCATGAGGATGACGTCTACTTGGCCAGCAAGGCTCAGGCAATGCTAAGCTGGAGCAGCTCTCTGTCCTCCCAGTCCTCCTCCGAGTACCAGTCCTACTCCCAGTACCAGTCTTGTTACTCCTGCGCATACGACGACGCGGATGCCGCCCAGCAGAGCGTGTGCGCCTTCTACACCCATGTGCAGACCGTGCAGGGCGTGGCCGTGGCCTGGGAGACGGAGACGGGCTTCGAGCCGGTCAGCAGGAAGCCCCGCATCCATGAAGCTGAGTTCAtcaagaggcagaggaggaaaggcTCCTCCTTCGAGATGGCTTCCAACACCGACCTGCGCTGGGAACTGGAAGCCAGCAAGAACGACTGCTGCCCAGAGGAGGATGACCCGGAGCTGCTGGGGTCCCTCGAGTGCTGCTTGCAGGAGCTGCGGGACACCCCGGACTGGCTGGTCACCACGAACTATGGGCTGCGCTGCGTGGCCTGCTGTCGGGTCTTCCCCACGTTGGAGGCTCTGCTCAAGCATGCCCAGTATGGCATCCAGGAGGGCTTCAGCTGCCAGATCTTTTTCGAGGAGATGCTGGAGAGAAGGCGGGCCCGGGGCCAAGTTCAGGAGCaacagctggaggaggaggaacagagccCTTTGGAAGGCAGTGAATGTTCCAGGCCGCATGCCAGGGTGCTTCCCTCGCGGCAGCAGAAGCAGTGA